A genomic stretch from Candidatus Nitrososphaera gargensis Ga9.2 includes:
- a CDS encoding Lrp/AsnC family transcriptional regulator, with protein MQDKIDELILSALSKNSKQDVREIWDFLRDFGFNLSEDEIESRIARLEEEGVITGYTISVNTRKIPKRVIRVVLVTFRTSQHLPKRIEGLKKYLADAPFVLFSGRTRGGYDWICVQSFPSEEMADEESDIYRNLFGDIIQSYEVYDFIPLKDPSFHSLAYTDKEYKKFLDEWIPPFLPR; from the coding sequence ATGCAGGATAAGATCGACGAGCTTATTCTTTCCGCATTGAGCAAGAATTCGAAGCAGGATGTCCGCGAAATCTGGGACTTTCTGCGAGACTTTGGCTTCAATCTGAGCGAAGACGAAATTGAATCTAGGATCGCAAGGCTGGAGGAAGAGGGGGTTATAACTGGATACACTATTTCAGTCAACACAAGGAAGATACCAAAACGCGTAATCCGCGTCGTACTTGTAACATTTAGGACATCGCAGCATCTTCCGAAAAGGATTGAAGGTTTGAAAAAATATCTGGCTGATGCCCCGTTTGTTTTGTTTTCGGGACGCACAAGGGGAGGATACGACTGGATATGTGTCCAATCATTCCCATCAGAGGAAATGGCCGACGAAGAGAGCGACATCTACAGGAACCTGTTTGGAGACATCATTCAATCGTACGAGGTATACGACTTTATTCCACTCAAAGACCCATCATTCCATTCCCTTGCATATACCGACAAAGAATACAAGAAATTCCTAGATGAATGGATTCCACCATTCCTTCCTCGCTAG
- a CDS encoding sodium:solute symporter family transporter, with translation MVVLSEGVGYFILLGVGLVMALAVTSLVRAETKWLGTRKTFEWFSTAGRTVKTGLIASSVVSAWTWAATLLQSSTVAYQFGISGPFWYAAGASIQVVLFAILALEVKRKAPSSHTFPEIIFARFGKNSHKVFLFFALMTNTIVTAMLVLGGAAVVNSLTGVDIYIAAFLIPVGVIIYTFFGGLKATFLAEYLNSVFLFAVVLVFISVIYFSNPQVGGISGMFDRLTEAAAIKPVDGNFAGSYLTMASTGALIFGIINIVGNFGTVFVDQAYWQRAIAAAPKSAFKGFLIGGLAWFAIPFALATALGLAAVAIHAPLMPEQISMGLVAPTAASQILGDVGAILLLTMLFTAVMSAGSAELVSVSSLITYDVYRTYIRPSATGRSLMRISRLSILFFGMGMGSLALVLLQVGASLQYVYLAMGVLIGSAVVPIALAVVWKKTNKVAATVGALIGLCCGLVVWLLTAYTLYGAISVHSTGQNIPLLAGNLTSILVGGAITLLGSVIKPENFDFRVMKQKILIVDAKIRRLVEDENDEEYLLRSSRFGYKVAVALTLVLVVAWPMPLYLSGYIFSQTVYSIWIGVAVLWAGAAAAAIILLPLIESRKGIVKVLQRIGYHVIDTRPGYRLSADDDRSDNNHYGDTGINRSAAYNRKILVPLDGSLQSLRALNSSTNLLANAGSVTATTTVYILNVIEWMDENDESVDDELAAIMEEQGKKMLRSILLPKSRSSVKYERIVKLGDPATKIIETAEKLGVDLIAMGTTGLGDAKEIGHVSSKVLRLASMPVVLIK, from the coding sequence ATGGTAGTCCTTTCGGAGGGCGTAGGGTACTTTATCCTCCTCGGAGTGGGACTTGTCATGGCTCTGGCAGTGACCTCGCTGGTCAGAGCGGAAACCAAATGGCTTGGAACAAGGAAAACTTTTGAATGGTTCTCAACTGCTGGAAGAACTGTAAAAACAGGCCTAATCGCGTCATCGGTAGTATCTGCGTGGACTTGGGCCGCGACGCTTCTCCAATCTTCAACTGTAGCTTACCAGTTTGGGATAAGCGGGCCGTTCTGGTATGCTGCCGGCGCCAGCATTCAAGTTGTCCTTTTCGCAATCCTTGCACTGGAAGTCAAACGAAAAGCTCCATCATCGCATACATTTCCAGAAATTATTTTCGCGCGCTTTGGCAAGAATTCACACAAAGTATTCCTGTTCTTCGCGTTAATGACTAACACAATCGTGACTGCGATGCTTGTATTGGGAGGAGCAGCGGTAGTGAATTCCCTTACTGGCGTTGACATCTATATCGCGGCATTTCTCATTCCTGTTGGTGTCATTATCTACACATTTTTTGGAGGGCTGAAGGCGACATTCCTTGCAGAGTATCTCAATTCAGTTTTCCTTTTCGCGGTAGTCCTGGTTTTCATTAGCGTGATCTACTTTTCAAATCCGCAGGTCGGGGGAATATCGGGTATGTTTGACAGGCTGACGGAGGCTGCCGCGATCAAGCCAGTCGATGGCAATTTTGCTGGTTCATACCTGACCATGGCCTCTACTGGAGCTCTGATCTTTGGAATCATCAACATCGTCGGAAATTTCGGCACTGTTTTTGTGGATCAAGCATATTGGCAGCGTGCCATTGCCGCTGCGCCCAAATCCGCGTTCAAGGGATTTCTGATTGGCGGACTTGCATGGTTTGCAATCCCATTCGCGTTGGCCACTGCACTAGGCCTTGCAGCGGTTGCAATCCATGCCCCACTGATGCCTGAGCAGATAAGCATGGGCTTGGTAGCCCCTACAGCTGCATCCCAGATCCTTGGTGATGTGGGTGCAATTCTTCTCCTTACAATGTTATTCACGGCTGTAATGTCTGCCGGCTCTGCCGAACTCGTATCTGTCTCTTCTTTGATAACCTATGATGTCTATCGAACCTACATCAGACCGTCTGCCACGGGAAGGAGTCTGATGCGGATATCCCGTCTCTCAATCTTGTTTTTTGGGATGGGGATGGGGAGTTTGGCCCTAGTTCTGTTGCAGGTTGGAGCAAGCCTTCAGTATGTCTATCTCGCTATGGGGGTGTTGATAGGGTCGGCTGTTGTCCCGATCGCCCTCGCAGTCGTATGGAAAAAGACCAACAAGGTTGCTGCAACCGTTGGAGCCTTGATTGGATTGTGTTGTGGCTTGGTAGTATGGCTGCTGACTGCCTACACGCTTTATGGCGCAATATCTGTGCATTCAACAGGACAGAACATTCCACTTTTGGCAGGCAACCTGACGTCGATCCTTGTGGGTGGTGCCATAACTTTGCTTGGGAGCGTGATAAAACCAGAGAATTTCGACTTTAGGGTGATGAAGCAGAAAATATTGATCGTGGATGCAAAGATAAGGCGACTGGTAGAGGATGAAAATGACGAAGAATATCTTTTACGGTCCTCTAGATTCGGGTACAAAGTTGCCGTAGCTCTTACGCTTGTGCTCGTAGTTGCTTGGCCTATGCCACTGTATTTGTCTGGGTACATATTTTCCCAGACAGTCTATTCAATATGGATCGGGGTTGCGGTATTGTGGGCTGGCGCCGCCGCGGCAGCGATCATACTGCTACCTCTGATAGAGTCGCGAAAAGGCATTGTCAAAGTTCTTCAAAGGATTGGATATCATGTGATTGACACAAGACCCGGTTACAGGCTTTCAGCCGATGATGATAGATCCGACAACAACCATTATGGCGATACTGGCATCAACAGATCAGCGGCCTATAATAGGAAGATACTCGTACCTTTGGACGGATCCCTTCAATCACTGAGAGCGCTGAATTCATCAACAAACCTTCTTGCCAACGCCGGCAGCGTAACAGCTACAACTACAGTGTACATTCTGAATGTAATAGAATGGATGGATGAAAATGATGAATCTGTTGATGATGAACTGGCTGCGATTATGGAAGAGCAAGGAAAAAAGATGCTGAGAAGCATCCTGCTTCCAAAGAGCAGATCCTCTGTAAAGTATGAAAGAATAGTCAAGCTGGGCGATCCTGCAACAAAGATCATAGAAACGGCGGAAAAATTGGGCGTGGATCTGATAGCAATGGGCACAACTGGTCTAGGCGACGCAAAGGAGATTGGCCATGTTAGTAGCAAGGTTCTCAGGTTGGCATCCATGCCTGTGGTCCTAATCAAGTAG